The following are encoded in a window of Sulfurimonas sp. C5 genomic DNA:
- a CDS encoding HDOD domain-containing protein — MKSSIIESIKSLPPLSKTIAEIDRVFADSESGVADLAKVIEHDPMIVANLLKTANSPLYGFGNEIKNVAQAVSLFGMSMTRSIAVGNAVRKLLNVDMQPYGITSDDFAEISSMQATLMTKWYSKIDKAKAEKLYLAAFLQETGKILIASDVIKEDEDVSFKSEVEMSNNLAQVEKSYVGVTSSEVTSKVFEHWGFPKEFVEMIRFADTPEEAPAEIKEFATALHIVKTALPINKPFSEQAINFALRKARDGGYKYEILEDAIDDMLDIIEEEAEV, encoded by the coding sequence ATGAAAAGTTCAATTATAGAGAGTATTAAGTCACTTCCTCCTCTTTCAAAAACGATTGCTGAAATCGATAGGGTTTTCGCAGACTCTGAATCTGGTGTAGCTGATCTTGCTAAAGTAATTGAACATGATCCTATGATCGTAGCTAACCTTTTAAAAACTGCCAATTCTCCTTTATACGGCTTTGGAAATGAGATCAAAAATGTCGCTCAAGCGGTATCGCTTTTCGGTATGAGTATGACGAGAAGCATTGCTGTTGGAAATGCGGTAAGAAAACTTTTAAACGTTGATATGCAGCCGTATGGAATTACAAGTGATGATTTTGCGGAAATCTCTTCTATGCAAGCAACCTTAATGACTAAATGGTATTCAAAAATAGATAAAGCAAAAGCAGAAAAACTTTATTTGGCAGCTTTTTTGCAAGAAACAGGAAAAATTTTAATTGCTAGTGACGTAATTAAAGAAGATGAAGATGTTAGTTTTAAATCTGAAGTGGAGATGTCGAACAATCTCGCTCAAGTTGAAAAATCTTATGTAGGGGTTACAAGTTCTGAAGTGACGTCTAAGGTTTTTGAACACTGGGGATTTCCTAAAGAGTTTGTTGAAATGATCCGTTTCGCAGATACGCCGGAAGAAGCTCCTGCTGAAATAAAAGAGTTTGCAACGGCTTTACATATAGTAAAGACAGCGTTACCTATTAATAAGCCTTTTTCCGAGCAAGCGATTAACTTTGCACTTCGCAAAGCAAGAGATGGCGGTTATAAGTATGAAATTCTAGAAGATGCAATTGATGATATGTTAGATATTATCGAAGAAGAAGCAGAAGTATAA
- a CDS encoding sulfite exporter TauE/SafE family protein → MDTVNIIAIVSIAFLGSFGHCIGMCGGIVLAYSSIKIEPQSSKVSKSVAHLLYSLGRVFTYTILGAIFGSLGGVVTFSNTANGALLVFAGIVMVLAGLSLMGKIKFLTVIEHTFSSSQMYKNAFRSILNSKSNFSFFVLGMLNGLLPCGFVYFFAITAAATASPLYGALVMFIFGISTIPAMFGLGFLSSMASATSFRNMMMSLSSVAVILYGGFTIYNGYDYLTNPLRTVQQCH, encoded by the coding sequence GTGGATACAGTAAATATAATAGCAATAGTTAGCATCGCATTTTTAGGCTCTTTTGGACATTGTATAGGTATGTGTGGGGGTATCGTTTTAGCATACTCTAGTATCAAAATAGAGCCGCAGAGTTCCAAAGTTTCAAAAAGTGTGGCACACCTTCTGTATAGTTTGGGAAGAGTATTTACATATACGATCTTAGGTGCAATTTTTGGTTCGCTCGGTGGTGTAGTTACGTTTTCAAATACTGCAAACGGTGCATTGTTGGTATTTGCAGGTATTGTGATGGTATTAGCCGGTTTGTCATTAATGGGAAAAATTAAATTTTTAACAGTGATTGAGCATACATTTTCATCTTCGCAAATGTATAAAAATGCTTTTAGAAGCATACTTAATTCGAAATCAAATTTTAGTTTTTTCGTTCTTGGAATGCTTAACGGACTACTGCCTTGCGGTTTTGTGTATTTCTTCGCAATCACAGCAGCTGCAACGGCAAGTCCATTGTATGGTGCTTTGGTAATGTTTATTTTCGGTATCAGTACGATTCCTGCAATGTTTGGGCTTGGGTTTTTATCTTCAATGGCAAGTGCTACAAGTTTTAGAAACATGATGATGAGTCTTTCAAGTGTAGCAGTTATTTTGTATGGCGGTTTTACTATATACAACGGTTACGATTATCTTACAAACCCTTTAAGAACCGTACAACAGTGTCATTAA
- a CDS encoding DEAD/DEAH box helicase produces MTFKELGLSAPLLKAIQEQGYTKATPIQEKAIPVVLEKKDILAGAQTGTGKTAGFTLPLLELLARDKATKDKRHVRALILTPTRELAAQVGESVSLYGKYLPFKSTVIFGGVKINPQITQLRKGVDIVVATPGRLLDHISQGTIKLSKVDFFILDEADRMLDMGFINDIKKIMKLLPKERQNLLFSATYSDAIKKLSESLLKSPTLIEVARRNTSSEIVKQAVYHVDKARKRELLTHLIRDGDWKQVLVFTRTKHGANKLCGQLEKDGITAVAIHGNKSQNARTKALADFKKGEVRVLVATDIAARGIDIDQLPHVVNFELPNVSEDYVHRIGRTGRAGNEGEAISLVCVDEDEFLRNIEKLIKKDIPKVWLKGFKPDPSIKAEPINMGGGRGSRGGSKNNSKPRQNKPRSNSRNRSKS; encoded by the coding sequence TTGACATTTAAAGAACTGGGTCTATCAGCACCTCTATTAAAAGCGATACAAGAACAAGGCTATACAAAGGCCACACCGATACAGGAAAAAGCTATACCTGTAGTATTAGAAAAAAAAGACATATTAGCAGGTGCGCAAACAGGTACGGGAAAAACAGCAGGTTTTACATTACCTTTACTGGAACTGCTTGCACGCGATAAAGCAACAAAAGATAAACGTCATGTTCGTGCACTCATATTAACGCCGACACGTGAGTTGGCAGCACAAGTTGGTGAGAGTGTATCTCTTTACGGGAAGTATCTTCCTTTTAAATCTACCGTGATTTTTGGAGGTGTCAAGATAAACCCTCAAATCACTCAACTAAGAAAAGGTGTAGATATCGTGGTAGCTACTCCCGGAAGACTCCTTGACCATATATCGCAAGGAACGATCAAACTCTCAAAAGTTGACTTCTTCATACTTGATGAAGCGGATAGGATGTTAGATATGGGGTTTATCAATGATATTAAAAAAATTATGAAACTCCTTCCTAAAGAGAGACAAAACCTTCTCTTCTCAGCAACTTATTCAGATGCGATCAAAAAACTCTCAGAGAGTTTACTGAAATCTCCGACGCTTATAGAAGTAGCGCGAAGAAACACTTCAAGTGAGATCGTAAAACAAGCAGTTTACCACGTTGATAAAGCACGTAAACGTGAGCTTTTAACACATCTTATACGTGATGGAGATTGGAAGCAGGTACTCGTCTTCACAAGAACTAAACATGGGGCGAATAAACTATGTGGACAGTTGGAAAAAGACGGTATTACAGCAGTAGCTATTCACGGTAATAAAAGTCAAAATGCAAGAACTAAGGCATTGGCTGATTTTAAAAAAGGTGAAGTACGAGTCTTAGTCGCCACAGATATAGCAGCACGCGGCATCGACATAGACCAGCTGCCTCATGTGGTAAACTTTGAACTGCCTAATGTAAGTGAAGATTATGTACACCGTATTGGACGTACGGGACGTGCCGGTAATGAAGGTGAAGCAATCTCACTGGTATGTGTAGATGAGGATGAATTTTTAAGAAATATTGAAAAGCTTATTAAAAAAGATATTCCAAAAGTATGGTTAAAAGGTTTTAAACCCGATCCTTCTATAAAAGCTGAACCTATAAATATGGGTGGAGGTCGCGGTTCACGAGGTGGTTCTAAAAACAATTCAAAACCTAGACAAAATAAGCCTAGGTCTAACTCTAGAAATCGTTCAAAATCCTAA
- a CDS encoding MFS transporter translates to MRDTKKIQISLLLIATLGVMSGITVVSSLPLIAHTFSDIEHIEFLSKLMLTIPSMIIALFAPFAGHIVDKFGRLKPLYGGIILFIIGGSSGFYLHDFYVILIGRALLGLAVALIMTSSTALIGDYFSEEARHRFMSKQGMAVALGGIFFISLGGLLAQLHWSYPFAIYLIPLLFFPLLLTSLYEPKKYTQINEDLDVETKLFPVYLTAFFVMVLFYMLPTQLPYLIVNILGGKPQTVGFVIATAMTFNALTSMQYAKIKAKFSYIQIYMATFVLFSLGVFIVSQANSIADLFFATAPLGMAFGLLLVNTNAWFLSQVPPHKRGKASGMLTSSFFLGQFSSPLLFEPIVLAYGIQGLFFIVSLVALCVAVFLFVKGYK, encoded by the coding sequence ATGAGAGATACAAAAAAAATACAAATATCCTTACTGTTGATTGCCACACTTGGTGTTATGTCCGGTATTACCGTAGTTTCTTCCTTACCGCTGATAGCACATACTTTTTCAGATATAGAACATATTGAATTTTTATCAAAACTGATGCTTACAATTCCTTCAATGATCATAGCTTTATTTGCACCGTTTGCCGGACATATTGTCGATAAGTTTGGACGCTTAAAGCCTTTGTATGGCGGTATTATTCTTTTTATAATCGGTGGGAGTTCCGGCTTTTATCTGCACGATTTTTACGTGATCCTAATCGGTCGTGCTCTTCTTGGACTTGCAGTTGCACTTATTATGACTAGTTCAACGGCACTTATTGGAGATTACTTTAGTGAAGAGGCACGACATAGATTTATGTCAAAACAGGGGATGGCTGTAGCTCTTGGAGGTATATTTTTTATCTCTTTAGGTGGATTGCTCGCTCAGCTACATTGGTCGTATCCTTTCGCTATCTATTTAATTCCTCTACTCTTTTTTCCCTTACTTCTTACATCTCTTTATGAACCTAAAAAATATACGCAAATCAATGAAGATTTGGATGTAGAAACAAAACTGTTTCCTGTCTACTTGACTGCATTTTTTGTCATGGTACTGTTTTACATGCTTCCAACGCAATTGCCGTATTTAATAGTCAATATCTTAGGTGGAAAACCGCAAACAGTAGGTTTTGTAATCGCGACAGCGATGACTTTTAATGCTCTTACCTCTATGCAGTATGCAAAGATAAAAGCAAAATTTTCTTATATTCAGATCTATATGGCAACATTTGTCTTGTTTAGTTTAGGGGTATTTATCGTCTCTCAAGCCAATAGCATTGCAGATCTCTTTTTTGCTACCGCTCCTCTTGGAATGGCTTTTGGGCTTTTACTTGTAAATACCAACGCTTGGTTTCTTTCACAAGTACCGCCGCATAAAAGAGGAAAAGCTTCAGGGATGTTAACCTCTAGTTTTTTCTTGGGACAGTTTTCTTCCCCTTTACTGTTTGAGCCTATTGTTTTGGCTTACGGAATTCAAGGACTCTTTTTTATAGTCTCACTTGTCGCTCTTTGTGTAGCGGTTTTCCTGTTTGTAAAGGGTTATAAATAG
- a CDS encoding HD domain-containing protein, with protein MNEVKNKIFSKPFLDSLFFTQNKWHQHGVLVHTLRVVYQVLKHGEFKMLGAAFLHDVGKPFVAFKKDAEDWEFKEWSFTDHEERSYQIIKNWTFVSEYTKNLVRYHYLIRDIKKAKKEDLARYALKQPIWDSLDEELQRDLEKFLIYDDLGKGKKRRE; from the coding sequence ATGAATGAAGTAAAAAATAAAATATTTTCAAAACCATTTTTAGACTCACTCTTTTTTACTCAAAATAAATGGCACCAGCATGGAGTTCTTGTTCATACTTTGAGAGTAGTGTATCAGGTACTTAAACATGGTGAATTTAAGATGCTTGGCGCTGCTTTTTTGCACGATGTCGGAAAACCTTTTGTTGCTTTTAAAAAGGATGCTGAAGACTGGGAATTTAAAGAATGGAGTTTTACCGATCATGAGGAGAGAAGTTATCAGATCATAAAAAACTGGACTTTTGTAAGTGAGTATACGAAAAACTTGGTTCGTTACCATTATCTCATTCGAGATATCAAAAAAGCAAAAAAAGAAGACTTGGCTAGATATGCTTTAAAGCAACCTATTTGGGACAGTCTGGATGAAGAGCTTCAAAGAGATTTAGAGAAATTTTTAATATATGATGATCTAGGCAAGGGAAAAAAACGAAGAGAGTAA
- a CDS encoding AraC family transcriptional regulator gives MNNMSIQNYREELKDIIKLRYTDDNLITTQIDQLTFYYRSDPTDMLETLYEPSVCIILQGSKEVGLGDELIPYDEDMYLLASIHMPAQVRVVKASLQQPYIGLTITFTMEQIFEVLKEMPPVAKQSARSQRGLYFGDMKLQLLESVTRLVRLLDSPEDISVLSPLIIKEILYTVMRDEGGDVIRQYVQDGSSEQRIVQAITRIKDKYNQPLNVKELARTLSMSESSLYHSFKKMTAMSPLQFQKKLRLQEARQMLLTQNIEAAQVAFEVGYESPSQFSREFSRMFGLAPKTYAVKNQKIS, from the coding sequence ATGAATAATATGTCAATACAAAACTATCGTGAAGAACTTAAAGATATCATCAAATTAAGATACACTGATGATAACCTCATAACTACTCAAATAGATCAGCTTACTTTTTATTATAGATCTGATCCGACAGACATGCTTGAAACACTTTACGAGCCTTCTGTTTGTATAATTTTACAAGGCAGTAAAGAGGTTGGTCTTGGCGATGAGTTGATTCCATATGATGAAGATATGTACCTATTGGCATCAATACATATGCCCGCTCAAGTACGGGTAGTTAAGGCATCATTACAACAGCCTTATATCGGACTTACCATTACATTTACTATGGAGCAAATATTTGAAGTGCTAAAAGAGATGCCTCCTGTAGCAAAACAATCGGCTAGATCACAGCGCGGTCTTTACTTTGGAGATATGAAACTGCAACTTCTTGAGTCTGTTACCCGTTTGGTTCGTCTGCTTGATTCACCGGAAGATATTTCTGTACTATCCCCTTTAATAATCAAAGAGATTTTGTATACGGTTATGCGTGATGAAGGAGGAGATGTGATCCGTCAATATGTTCAAGACGGAAGTTCAGAACAGCGGATTGTACAGGCTATTACAAGGATAAAAGATAAGTATAACCAGCCGCTTAACGTTAAAGAGTTGGCACGAACACTAAGTATGAGTGAGTCGTCTTTATATCACAGTTTCAAAAAAATGACTGCTATGAGCCCGTTGCAATTTCAAAAAAAATTACGTCTTCAAGAAGCTAGACAGATGTTATTGACACAAAATATTGAAGCGGCACAAGTAGCATTTGAGGTAGGATATGAAAGTCCATCACAATTTAGTAGAGAATTTTCACGTATGTTTGGCTTGGCTCCTAAAACTTATGCAGTTAAAAATCAAAAGATATCTTAA
- a CDS encoding NAD(P)-dependent alcohol dehydrogenase, with protein MDTKANEKSRRDFIKQTALAGAGLVFSTSTNTFAKEQRMNNNIQSKGYAAVDTSGKLKPWKFERRPVGDDDVLINIKYASICHSDIHQMKGHWGAQQYPQVPGHEIVGVVAAVGKNVTKFKVGDRAGVGCMVDSNPECESFKQGEEQYCPETVFTYGYPEKSSPTGISQGGYSNNIVVKEHFVVHIPENISFQEAAPLLCAGITTYSPIMKFDIKKGDKVGVAGIGGLGHMAIKLAVSKGAEVYAFTTSASKVDDILKFGAKEAIVVDDLSKLQPYAGKLDYMLCTIPYQYDVAAYASVVKPYGTYTQVGMPEGFSLNLNALGLSFSRVNFNASLIGGMPETQEVVNYCSDNKVYPQIQIISAEQINEAWDNVVNKKARYRYVIDAATF; from the coding sequence ATGGATACTAAAGCAAATGAGAAGTCCAGAAGAGACTTTATAAAACAAACAGCACTAGCAGGTGCAGGTTTAGTATTTTCAACATCTACAAATACATTCGCTAAGGAGCAAAGGATGAACAATAATATACAATCAAAAGGTTATGCAGCAGTAGATACCTCAGGGAAGTTAAAACCTTGGAAATTTGAACGTCGTCCAGTGGGAGATGATGATGTATTAATCAACATCAAATATGCAAGTATTTGCCACTCTGATATCCATCAAATGAAAGGGCATTGGGGAGCACAACAGTACCCTCAAGTACCGGGTCATGAAATTGTCGGTGTCGTTGCTGCAGTCGGAAAAAATGTAACAAAATTTAAAGTTGGTGACAGAGCCGGTGTAGGATGTATGGTAGACAGTAACCCCGAATGTGAAAGTTTTAAACAGGGTGAAGAACAGTACTGTCCTGAGACCGTCTTTACTTATGGTTATCCTGAAAAAAGTTCACCTACTGGAATCTCTCAGGGCGGTTATTCAAATAATATTGTTGTAAAAGAACATTTTGTCGTGCATATTCCGGAAAATATAAGTTTTCAAGAAGCTGCTCCGCTACTCTGTGCTGGAATCACTACATACTCTCCTATTATGAAATTTGACATTAAAAAAGGAGATAAGGTCGGAGTGGCTGGAATCGGCGGTCTTGGACATATGGCTATAAAACTTGCCGTGTCAAAAGGAGCGGAAGTTTATGCTTTTACAACATCTGCAAGCAAGGTAGACGATATATTAAAATTTGGTGCTAAAGAGGCAATCGTTGTAGATGATTTGTCAAAACTACAACCTTATGCAGGCAAGTTAGATTATATGCTTTGTACGATTCCATATCAGTATGATGTTGCTGCTTACGCTTCTGTAGTTAAGCCTTACGGAACTTACACGCAAGTTGGTATGCCTGAAGGTTTCTCTCTTAATTTAAATGCTCTTGGGCTCTCATTTAGCCGCGTTAATTTTAATGCTTCACTTATCGGTGGTATGCCGGAGACTCAAGAGGTAGTAAATTATTGTTCAGACAATAAAGTGTATCCTCAAATTCAGATCATCTCTGCAGAACAGATTAATGAAGCTTGGGACAATGTAGTAAATAAAAAAGCACGTTACCGTTACGTTATAGATGCCGCAACATTCTAA
- a CDS encoding SDR family NAD(P)-dependent oxidoreductase has product MAKIFITGSTDGLGFLAAQMLINEGHNVVLHARNEERSKELQEKLTSSQTILTANLSDIKATKELAKELNRLGAFDAIIHNAGVYESSNEEIFKVNVLAPYILSALVHKPKRLIYIGSNMHQQGVLDIENISLEQGVNYATSKLLVLMLSFTLARKWPDVYVNTVDPGWVPTKMGGSSAPDDLDEGAKTQVWLASSEAATFSGLYLFHMQEASHSLKADNISAQEQLLQHYKMISGVELQD; this is encoded by the coding sequence ATGGCTAAAATATTTATAACCGGTTCGACTGACGGTTTGGGTTTCTTGGCAGCTCAAATGCTGATAAACGAAGGGCATAATGTTGTTCTGCATGCCCGTAATGAAGAACGTTCAAAAGAGCTACAGGAGAAGTTAACTTCATCCCAGACAATTTTGACAGCAAACCTGTCTGATATAAAAGCGACCAAAGAGTTGGCAAAAGAGCTAAACAGATTGGGAGCATTTGATGCAATTATTCATAATGCAGGTGTATATGAAAGTTCAAATGAGGAGATTTTCAAAGTTAATGTACTTGCTCCATATATTTTAAGTGCTCTTGTACATAAACCAAAGCGGCTTATCTATATAGGTTCAAATATGCACCAGCAAGGAGTTTTAGATATTGAAAACATTTCTTTAGAACAAGGTGTCAACTATGCAACTTCAAAACTACTTGTACTGATGCTCTCTTTTACATTAGCGCGTAAATGGCCCGATGTTTATGTCAATACTGTTGATCCTGGTTGGGTCCCGACAAAGATGGGTGGTTCAAGTGCGCCTGATGATTTAGATGAGGGGGCAAAAACACAAGTATGGTTGGCCTCAAGTGAAGCTGCTACGTTTAGTGGTCTTTACCTTTTTCATATGCAAGAGGCAAGTCATTCTTTAAAAGCAGACAATATCAGTGCACAGGAACAATTGCTTCAACACTATAAAATGATTAGCGGTGTTGAATTACAAGATTAA
- a CDS encoding cupin domain-containing protein, whose amino-acid sequence MKYTDKAEFEKANMFGTGAYNEDYAQYFTGDSFLNLLLNPEDAHLLMFNVTFEPGCRNDWHIHHAQSGGGQILICTAGEGWYQKDGEEPISLQEGSVAYIPTGVKHWHGAKADSWFSHIAIEIPGTQTSNEWLERVDDKYYESLKG is encoded by the coding sequence ATGAAGTATACAGATAAAGCAGAATTTGAAAAAGCAAATATGTTTGGTACAGGTGCATACAATGAAGATTATGCACAATACTTTACGGGAGATTCTTTTTTAAACTTATTACTCAATCCGGAAGATGCACATCTTCTTATGTTCAATGTCACTTTTGAGCCTGGTTGTCGCAATGACTGGCATATTCATCATGCTCAAAGTGGCGGTGGGCAGATACTGATCTGTACTGCCGGAGAAGGTTGGTACCAAAAGGATGGTGAAGAACCCATAAGCCTTCAAGAGGGATCAGTTGCATATATTCCAACAGGTGTAAAACATTGGCACGGTGCAAAAGCCGACAGCTGGTTTAGTCATATAGCTATAGAGATACCGGGAACTCAAACAAGTAACGAATGGCTTGAACGTGTAGATGAT